Proteins from a genomic interval of Desulfoplanes formicivorans:
- a CDS encoding amino acid ABC transporter ATP-binding protein — protein MIHVNKLNKYFYVPHEIHALRDVTTHIHEGEVVVVIGPSGSGKSTFLRCLNRLEYPQSGSIVIDGVDILAKGCNINEVRAEVGMVFQSFNLFPHKNVLDNLTMAQITVRKRSRKQAEEKAMELLGKVGIAEKYNVKPEQLSGGQQQRVAIARSLCMDPKVMLFDEPTSALDPEMVGEVLDVMKALAKSGMTMVVVTHEMGFAREVADRVIFMDQGQILEEGTPEHFFAAPENERTKDFLRQIL, from the coding sequence ATGATACACGTCAACAAACTCAACAAATATTTTTATGTTCCCCACGAAATCCACGCCTTGCGGGATGTGACCACTCATATCCATGAAGGCGAGGTGGTGGTGGTCATTGGCCCCTCCGGCTCGGGCAAGAGCACGTTTTTGCGGTGCCTGAACCGGCTTGAATATCCCCAAAGCGGAAGCATTGTCATCGATGGGGTGGATATCCTGGCCAAGGGATGCAATATCAACGAGGTTCGGGCCGAAGTGGGCATGGTTTTCCAGTCCTTCAATCTGTTCCCGCACAAGAACGTACTGGACAATCTGACCATGGCCCAGATCACGGTGCGCAAACGCAGCCGCAAGCAGGCCGAGGAAAAGGCCATGGAACTGCTTGGCAAGGTGGGTATTGCGGAAAAATACAATGTCAAGCCTGAACAGCTTTCAGGCGGCCAGCAGCAACGGGTGGCCATTGCGCGTTCCCTGTGCATGGACCCCAAGGTTATGCTTTTTGACGAACCCACGTCGGCCCTTGATCCCGAGATGGTGGGCGAGGTGCTTGACGTGATGAAGGCCTTGGCCAAATCCGGAATGACCATGGTTGTGGTCACCCATGAAATGGGCTTTGCCCGGGAGGTGGCCGATCGGGTCATTTTCATGGACCAGGGGCAGATCCTGGAGGAAGGCACGCCCGAGCACTTTTTTGCCGCCCCGGAAAACGAACGGACCAAGGACTTCCTGCGACAGATTTTGTAA